The Lycium barbarum isolate Lr01 chromosome 9, ASM1917538v2, whole genome shotgun sequence genome has a segment encoding these proteins:
- the LOC132612339 gene encoding aspartic proteinase CDR1-like produces the protein MKMNTKVSSLFPTLVFLAFFHLSFVSCRKIISNVGEDGFTLDFIHRDSSRSPFYSPSNTQSNRLRNAFHRSVSRASFFSKNSLATTNTIQSDIYPIPGEYLMKLSIGTPPVEILAIADTGSDLTWTQCKPCINCFKQTAPLFDSRKSSTYKTVGCDTKECASTGYSCVRGNVCEYQMNYGDASHTVGDLAFEKFTFPSTSGKNVSIPLVAFGCGHDNGGTFMKYTSGIIGLGGGEVSIINQLKKQINGKFSYCLIPLQSSNSNFTSHINFGSSAIVSGNNVVSTPLIKKESSTFYYLNLEGVSVGNKTLEFKSSKIGSSSVGVGGDEGNIIIDSGTTLTMLPNDIYLNLESMLVDSISATKKDDPSGTFGLCYESENGTIDAPTIVAHFTNADLELAPSSTFAEVEEGLVCLTIVPAQEIAIFGNLAQGNFLIGYDLVANKVSFKPTDCTKY, from the coding sequence ATGAAGATGAATACTAAAGTTAGCAGTCTTTTTCCTACATTAGTCTTTTTAGCTTTCTTTCATCTTTCTTTTGTTtcttgtagaaaaataataagCAATGTTGGTGAAGATGGCTTCACTCTTGATTTTATCCACCGGGATTCTTCTCGTTCACCTTTCTACAGCCCATCAAACACTCAATCAAACCGCCTTCGAAATGCCTTCCATCGATCAGTTTCACGTGCTTCTTTTTTCAGTAAAAATTCCCTTGCTACTACCAACACAATCCAATCGGATATTTATCCAATCCCGGGAGAATACCTCATGAAACTCTCCATTGGAACTCCACCAGTGGAAATTCTAGCCATAGCCGACACTGGCAGTGACTTAACATGGACGCAATGCAAGCCTTGCATTAATTGTTTCAAACAAACAGCGCCTCTTTTTGATTCCAGAAAAAGCTCTACTTATAAAACCGTAGGTTGTGACACTAAAGAATGTGCATCAACTGGTTATTCTTGTGTGAGAGGAAATGTTTGTGAATATCAAATGAATTATGGTGATGCATCACACACTGTTGGTGACCTTGCTTTTGAAAAATTCACTTTTCCTTCTACTTCTGGCAAAAATGTATCAATTCCTCTCGTTGCCTTTGGTTGCGGTCATGACAATGGTGGAACATTTATGAAGTATACTTCTGGCATTATTGGCTTAGGGGGTGGTGAAGTTTCAATTATCAACCAATTGAAGAAACAAATCAATGGGAAATTCTCTTATTGTTTGATCCCATTGCAATCATCAAATTCCAATTTCACAAGTCACATCAACTTTGGGAGTAGTGCCATCGTGTCTGGCAATAATGTAGTTTCAACTCCTTTGATAAAAAAGGAATCATCCACGTTCTACTAtctaaatttggaaggtgtcagTGTCGGCAATAAGACATTGGAATTCAAATCTTCTAAAATTGGTTCTTCCTCTGTTGGTGTTGGTGGTGATGAAGGTAACATTATAATTGATTCTGGCACGACGTTAACAATGTTGCCTAACGATATTTACTTGAATTTGGAATCGATGTTGGTTGATTCAATCAGTGCTACTAAGAAGGACGATCCATCAGGGACTTTTGGTCTATGTTACGAGTCTGAGAATGGTACTATCGATGCTCCAACTATTGTTGCACATTTTACAAATGCGGATTTAGAGTTGGCGCCTTCGAGTACCTTTGCGGAAGTGGAGGAAGGTTTGGTTTGTTTGACAATAGTGCCAGCACAGGAAATTGCTATTTTTGGAAACTTGGCACAAGGGAATTTCCTAATTGGATATGATCTTGTGGCTAACAAAGTCTCCTTTAAGCCTACAGATTGCACTAAGTACTGA
- the LOC132612234 gene encoding aspartic proteinase CDR1-like — protein sequence MNTKASIRFPTLVFLSFFHLSLVSCLKIISHHGGNGFTLDLIHRDSPLSPFYNPSDTPSTRLRNAFHRSFSRASFFEKNSLATNYTIQSDISPIPGEYLMKISIGTPPVEILAIDDTGSDLTWTQCKPCYDCFQQSAPLFDSNKSSTYKTVGCDAEECTSIGASSCLRGNICQYQMGYGDQSYTIGDLAFEKFTLPSTSGNNIDIPNIVFGCGHNNSGTFTNYTSGIIGLGGGEVSIINQLDKQIQGKFSYCLIPISLESSFSNANSHINFGSSATVLGPNVVSTPLIKKDPSTFYYLNLEGVSVGNKTLEFKSSKISHIDGEDQGNVIIDSGTTLTLLPNDFYVSLESTLVDVINATTKDDPSGTFGLCYESENGTIDAPMIVAHFTDADLELSPSSTFAQVEEGLVCLTIVSAEDVAIFGNLAQANFLIGYDLVANKVSFQPTDCTKY from the coding sequence ATGAACACTAAAGCTAGCATTCGTTTTCCTACATTAGTCTTTTTAAGTTTCTTTCATCTTTCTTTGGTTTCTTGCCTCAAAATAATAAGCCATCATGGTGGAAATGGATTTACTCTTGATCTTATCCACCGTGATTCTCCTCTTTCACCTTTCTACAACCCATCAGATACTCCATCAACCCGCCTTCGAAACGCCTTCCATCGATCATTTTCACGGGCTTCTTTCTTCGAGAAAAATTCCCTTGCTACTAACTACACAATCCAATCGGATATTTCTCCAATTCCGGGAGAATACCTCATGAAAATTTCCATTGGAACTCCGCCAGTGGAAATTCTAGCCATAGATGATACAGGAAGTGACTTAACATGGACGCAATGCAAGCCTTGCTATGATTGTTTCCAACAATCAGCGCCTCTTTTCGATTCAAATAAAAGCTCTACTTATAAAACTGTGGGTTGTGACGCTGAAGAATGTACATCAATTGGGGCTTCTTCTTGTCTGAGAGGAAATATTTGCCAATATCAAATGGGTTATGGTGATCAATCATACACTATTGGTGACCTTGCTTTTGAAAAATTCACGCTTCCTTCTACTTCTGGCAACAACATTGACATTCCTAACATTGTCTTTGGTTGCGGTCACAATAATAGTGGCACGTTTACGAACTATACTTCTGGTATTATTGGCCTAGGTGGCGGTGAAGTCTCAATTATCAACCAATTGGATAAACAAATCCAGGGGAAATTCTCTTATTGTTTAATCCCAATATCATTAGAATCGTCATTTTCCAATGCCAACAGTCACATCAACTTTGGCAGTAGTGCTACCGTGTTGGGCCCAAACGTCGTTTCAACTCCCTTGATAAAAAAGGACCCGTCTACATTCTACTAtctaaatttggaaggtgtcagTGTCGGGAATAAGACGTTGGAATTCAAATCTTCTAAAATTTCTCATATTGATGGTGAAGATCAAGGTAACGTTATAATCGATTCTGGCACGACATTAACGCTTCTCCCTAATGATTTTTACGTGAGTTTGGAATCAACATTGGTGGATGTGATCAATGCTACTACAAAGGACGATCCTTCCGGAACATTTGGTCTATGCTACGAGTCTGAGAATGGCACTATCGATGCTCCAATGATTGTTGCACATTTTACAGATGCAGATTTAGAGTTGTCGCCTTCGAGCACGTTTGCACAAGTGGAGGAAGGTCTGGTTTGTCTTACAATAGTGTCAGCAGAGGATGTTGCTATTTTTGGAAACTTGGCGCAGGCGAATTTCCTTATTGGATATGATCTTGTTGCCAACAAAGTCTCCTTCCAGCCAACTGATTGCACCAAGTACTAA